One Papaver somniferum cultivar HN1 chromosome 10, ASM357369v1, whole genome shotgun sequence genomic window carries:
- the LOC113316726 gene encoding proteoglycan 4-like, whose amino-acid sequence MEGEEGGDMPPFWLNNNRNRRRSSNFLTNSGFLIIILTIIALFLIFFVVPSFLSFTSQYVKPHLVKKNWDSLNIVLVFFAIICGFLSRRTADDVPAGVADNGFSNLSSQRALVEEDEPIQLQHRHHHQNHLRYRPMETDQPWIGYSNTNPMMYSSVDNLSSLSSTSSNVRGGMRRNSSSYPDLRQESLWNQAPETRRFYDDINVDGYQYGGELNYLHRRHPSDPIPAPVPSEYQYGESNYLQHHNSAPVPATVPESDDTKYFSDTKTIPVDTFVVRQQEVSLPEPPPVAEPTEKPPPPRSPEKTPAPPLPEKPPQPPRPPTAVETRRKERAERRAFRSIERREKPVEEKKDLESEKAQTQPSIPPPSAAPPPLQPAEPSKSEQKSAKSERKRSSNAAKEIKNTFTSLYNQRKNKKKNKQKSKESFDDMFHQMFEEPASQSYVGPPPSPPPPPPPPPPPSSVFHQLFKKSSKTKKIHSDSVPPPAPPPPPTKPSRSSRRRVQNQDPSPPTPEITPQPARSPPKPETSRRKKPSTPGKPPLPTSRSSNAYFPSDELYPNSGNQSPLIPMPPPPPPPPFKMSAMKFVVRGDFVRIRSRTSRNGSTELLDDAPSAQESPMDTPISTPRIMDNATDGESSIPSSPFCPSPDVDYKADSFIARFRAGLKNEI is encoded by the coding sequence atggaaggagaagaaggtgGAGATATGCCACCGTTCTGGCTAAACAACAACCGTAACAGGCGGCGATCTTCGAATTTCCTTACGAATTCGGGGTTTTTGATCATAATTTTGACAATTATAGCACTGTTTCTAATCTTCTTTGTAGTTCCATCATTTCTTTCGTTCACTTCTCAATATGTAAAGCCCCATCTGGTGAAGAAAAATTGGGATAGTCTGAATATTGTTTTGGTATTCTTTGCTATAATTTGTGGGTTTCTTAGTAGAAGAACCGCCGATGATGTCCCCGCCGGTGTTGCCGACAATGGTTTTTCGAATTTGTCGTCGCAGCGAGCATTGGTGGAGGAGGATGAACCTATTCAACTAcagcaccgccaccaccaccaaaatcATCTCCGGTATCGGCCTATGGAGACGGATCAACCGTGGATTGGGTACTCTAATACGAATCCGATGATGTACAGTTCAGTGGATAATCTGAGCAGTTTATCTTCTACTAGTAGTAATGTCAGGGGCGGAATGAGAAGGAATAGCAGTTCATATCCTGATCTCCGGCAAGAATCATTGTGGAATCAGGCACCGGAAACCCGAAGATTTTACGACGATATCAATGTAGATGGATATCAATATGGAGGTGAACTCAATTATCTTCATCGCCGTCACCCATCAGATCCAATTCCCGCTCCGGTACCATCTGAGTATCAGTACGGTGAATCAAATTATCTCCAGCATCACAATTCGGCACCTGTTCCGGCAACCGTGCCGGAATCTGATGATACTAAATACTTCAGTGACACAAAAACTATACCTGTTGATACATTTGTGGTGCGTCAACAAGAAGTTTCATTACCGGAACCACCACCAGTAGCAGAACCAACAgaaaaaccaccaccaccacgatCGCCAGAAAAAACACCAGCACCACCATTGCCTGAGAAACCACCCCAACCGCCACGACCACCCACGGCGGTGGAGACTAGAAGAAAAGAACGGGCAGAGAGACGAGCATTTCGGTCTATCGAACGCAGAGAGAAACCGGTTGAAGAAAAGAAAGACTTGGAATCTGAAAAAGCTCAAACACAACCTTCAATCCCACCACCATCTgcagcaccaccaccactacaACCAGCGGAACCGTCGAAATCAGAGCAGAAGAGTGCTAAAAgtgaaagaaaaagaagtagcaatgcagcaAAAGAGATAAAGAACACTTTTACTTCACTATACAATCaaagaaagaacaagaaaaagaacaaaCAGAAGAGTAAAGAGAGTTTTGATGATATGTTTCATCAAATGTTTGAAGAACCAGCATCTCAATCATATGTGGGTCCACCACCATCGCCGCCACCTCCGCCACCACCTCCTCCACCACCTTCGTCAGTTTTCCATCAACTATTCAAAAAGAGCAGCAAAACAAAGAAAATCCATTCAGACTCCGTCCCACCACCGGCTCCCCCACCACCTCCAACAAAACCATCTCGTTCCTCCAGAAGAAGAGTTCAAAATCAAGACCCATCTCCACCAACGCCAGAAATCACCCCACAACCAGCCCGGTCACCGCCAAAACCAGAAACATCTCGGCGCAAAAAACCCTCCACACCGGGTAAACCACCGTTGCCAACATCCAGGAGTTCAAATGCTTATTTCCCAAGTGATGAATTATATCCCAACAGCGGCAACCAATCCCCATTAATTCCAATGccgccacctccaccaccaccgccattcAAAATGTCAGCAATGAAGTTCGTTGTCCGCGGCGACTTCGTCAGAATCCGAAGCCGGACTTCTCGTAACGGGTCAACTGAATTGTTAGATGACGCACCATCAGCTCAGGAATCACCAATGGATACACCAATTAGTACACCAAGGATTATGGATAATGCCACTGACGGAGAATCATCAATTCCTTCATCGCCATTCTGTCCTAGTCCTGATGTTGATTACAAAGCTGATAGTTTCATTGCTAGATTCAGAGCTGGATTGAAAAATGAGATTTAA